ATGCTCATATCCCCTGGCAGGGAAAAGCCGGTAATGCCTTTTTTGATCATGGGCGCGCCTCCTTTTTTACTGGCGTCAGCGCAGAACGCGCACCGCGTCCATAAACGCGCGGACCCGCTCCACATCCACGGCGTTTTCAAACACGCCGTCTTTCTTTAAGGTAGTGGCGACCACCGCGCCGTCTGCGATGGACAGCTGCTGGGCCACGTTATCCTTGTTGCAGCCCGTGTTGCACAGCACCACCGCGCCCGGCACCGCCTCCTTGACGCGGGAGAGCACCTGGGTATCGGTGGAGCGCCCCGCCGTCAGGCCGGAGATGCACAGCGCGTCAGGACGGTTGTTAAACACGGTGGATCGGGCGATGTCCACCACATCGCGGGCGCCCAGATAGGAGGCCGCCTCGGGCACGATGTTGTAGAGCATACGCACGTTCTCCGCGCCGATGGCCATCTTGTGGCGCACGGTGGCACCCACGTTGGTGTTCCACAGGCCGAAGTCAGAGGCATACACGCCGGTGATGATCTCGCGGATAAAGGACGCGTCCACCGCCACGGCCAGATCCAGCGAGGCAATGGGGTCCCACAGGCAGTTGACGCCGTAGGGCACGGTGATCTCCTGCTTCAGCTCACCGATGATGCGCGCCATGCACGCAACCGTCTCGGTGCGCACCTGCGTCAGGTAGGGCATAGAAAACTCGTTGGAGAACATCACGCCGTCCACGCCGCCCTCCTGCAGGGCCATCAGGTCGCGCCGTGCACAGTCGATCACCTTGCGCATGCCGCCGTCCTTATCGTAATAGGGGTCCCCCGGCATGGGCTGCAAATGGCACATGGCAATAACCGGTTTTTTTACGCCGAAAAGTTCATCAATCCACAACATTGTTTTTTCTTCCTTTCAAGCATTTTTCCTTAGATGTCTTGTTTAGAGGGTATAACGGTGCATGTCAAACGAAGTGTCAATGCGCGCGCAGGTTGCCGCTACCAGCGCTCCCAGATGCGTGATATCGCCCAGGTTGCACATCTCGATGGGCGAGTGGGTGTAGCGTGCGGGGAAGCCCATGTCCAGGCAGGCCACGCCGTCGCGCTCCATCTGCACGTAGGCGGAATCGGTGATGATGCCAAGCGAGGCAAAGCGCTGCAGTGGTATCCCATCCTCCTGCGCCGCCCGCTCGGCCAGTTTGACCAGCCCCTCGTGGGGGATGGTGCCGTTGAGCGTGCCGCGCCCGTGGAAGGAGTAGAGATTGACGGTGGGGCCGCCACCCAGCCGGTTTTCGTAGCGGCTGGCAAGGTCGGGCGTGTCGCCCGCCAGCACCACGTCCAGGCAGAAGGCGACGTCCGCCTTGCAGGCCCGCGCGGCAAACGCCGCACCGCGGATGTTGAATTCCTCCCACACCGTGCCCACAAAGTGGACGGTGGCGGCATGGGGTTTTTGCTGCAACGCCTCGGCGGCCACGATCATGGCCAGCAGGCCGCCGCGGTTGTCCAGCGCGGTGCCGCTGACATGCGCGCCCACCTGGCAGAAGTACGGCTCGTAGATGGCGGGGCAGCCCACGTCGATGCCCATGGCGCGCACCTCTTCGGCGCTCTCTGCGCCCACGTCAATGTAGAGCGAGGTGACAAAATCCACCTTGTACTTTTCCTCCGGCGCGGTGGCGTGGTGCGCCTTGTTACCAATCACTGCGGGCACATACTGCCCGTCTTTGGTGCGGATGCGCAGGCGCAGTGCGGGGAGCACTTTTTCCGGGATGCCGCCCAGGCGGTCCACCTGGATGAAACCGTTCGCCTCGATGCGCCGCACGATAAAGCCCAGCGTATCGAGGTGCGCAAACACCATGATGGCGGGCGCGTCCGGATCCGTGCCTTTGGCTGTGGCAATCACGTTGCCCATGCGCTCCACGCGCACATCGTCCACATAGGGGCCGATCGCCTCGGCGAAGACGCGGGCCGCCTCCGCTTCATAACCCGAGGGTGCCGGCGCCAGACAAAGTTTGCGTAAAATCTCTGTGTACTGCATGTTTTTTTCCAAATTTTCCACGTCTTTCCACCATCCATTCTCGTTTTGGGGTACAGGAAATACAGGTCCGCATTTTTGCGCAACAACAAAGGTCCTGTAAAAGATTGTTTTTCTTTTTTTAAGCGGTTAGAAAGGACTATCTACATCGACAAGTGGTTTGGGAAAGCTGCTGCAGCTGTGCAAGCGGATTGTCCGCGCCGAACACGCGCCGGCCCAGCACCGCGCCGCGGGCCCCTGCCTGCGCGAGGCGGTGGAGCGCCGCGTCGTCCAGCGCGCCGTCCGCATAAAGGCCCACGCGTGCAGGCAGCGTGCGCGCCATGTGCAGCGCCTTATCCAGCGCGGGCGCGTACAGCGCTTCGCCTCTGCCGTCCGGCTCCGCCGTCATAACCAGCACGCCGTCCAGTTCATCCAGGAAAGGCTCCAGCGCCGAGGCGGAGGTTTTGAAGTTGAGGGCGAGCAGCGCGCGCATGCCACGCGCACGCGCCCCGTGCAGGAACGCCAAGGGATAATCCAGCGCCTCGATATGCGCCGATACGCTTGTGACACGCGCCTCAGAGAGCATATCCAGGTAGCGCTCAGGATGCCGCGCCATCAGGTGCACGTCCAGCGCCTTGCCTGCGCAGGCCCGGCATACGGCGCAAAACGTGCGCGCGCCGAAGGTGATGTTTGGGACGAACACGCCGTCCTCCAGGTCAATGTGCACCGCGGGCCAGTCGCCCAGCGCCCGGATGCTCGCACCCAACGCCAGCGGATCGGCTGAGGCGATGCTGGGCAGCAATTCCATGGTCTGCCCACTCCCCTCTTTATACCCTTTACACGCAGGAGATGTCCACGCCCGCGTCCAGGTAGGATTGGTAGACCGCCTGGTCCAGCTCCTTGCCCACGATCAGATGGGTGACTTTATCGATGGGACAGAAGCTCATAAAGGCGGAGGTTTCGAATTTTTGATGGTCGCAGAGCATGATGGTCTCAGCGGAGGCGTCGATCACCTCCGTCTTGAGGGATACCTCCTCTGCGTTGGTGATCATGCAGCCGCTTTTGAGATTGATGGCATCGCAGCTGACAAAGGCGGTATCGATCTGCATGGCGGCAAGGTTATCGTGCGCAAACAGGCCTGTGAGGGTGTAAAACCCGGGCCGCAGCTGGCCACCGAGCACAAATACCTCGATGCCCGAGGCCGTGGACAGGCCCGCCGCCAGCATCACATCGTTGGTGATGACGCGGATGTTCTGCATCTGGCAGAGCCACTTGTTCATCTCCGTGACCGTGGTGCTGGAGTCCATAAAGATGGTGGAGTTGGGCTTGATAAACTCCGTCGCGGCCTCGGCGATGCGCCGCTTTTCCTCCTCATTGGTGGCGCGCTTGACGTAATAGGGCTGCTCGTAGCTCTTGCTGTACATGGGCCGTGTGACGCCGCCGCGCGTAAAATGCACCTTATCCTGGTTGTGCAGCGTCTTTAAATCGCGGTAGATGGTTGCCCGTGATGTGCCGAGCACCTGTTCCAGCTCCGCAATGCTGATGGACCCTTGCTCCTCCAGGAGTTTCTCAATGGTCTGCAACCGCTCAATCTGCAACATGGTACAAAGCTCTCTTTCATCGCTCGTTTCTTTTTCCAGCATCAGAATAACACGACTTGAAACGATTTGCAACATATTTTTCATAGCTTTCTCGATTTTTTCTCATGAGTAGATTGAAACGTCCTCTTTTACAGGAAAAATCGCACCGTTTAATGCATATCGAATCAAATTGCATCGCATAACGCATGCTTTTTCTCAAATATTTTCACATTATGCCACATCTTGTTTCACGTTTATCTCAATTTATGCCACAAAAAAGACGCCGCGCACGGCGTCCTGCACGCCTACTGCTGCAACTGCAGCAGCAGGCGGAAGATATCTGTCTTGATCAGCCGCTCCATATGCTGCGTCATATCCTGCGGGGATTCCCGCACCGCGCAGTTGAGCCAACTGCCCAGCAAGCCAATGAAGGCGTACGTGTAGAAATCCACAATAAACGCCTTATCCCGGCGCGTCACCGCCGCCTCCAGCGGCACGCTGTCCATCACCTCCTGCAGCATGCCCGACACCAGCGCATAGAGCTTGCGCTCCACCATCTCCCGCCCGTGCGAGTGGTAGGCCGCCAGGCAAAAGGCGCGGTTTTCCTCCATGTAGCGGAAGATGTACGCAAAATGCTCCTGCCAGGGCAGGCGTGCGTCCCTGAGCGCATCGATCAGCTCGCGCTGGAAAATCCAGCCCAGCAAATCGTATATATCGGAAAAATGGTAGTAAAACGTCTGCCGGTTTACGCCGCAGTCGCCCACCAGTTCCTTGATGGTAATCTTCTCCAGCGCCTTTTTCGCCATGCGCTTTTTTAGTGCCGCAGCCAAAAGTGCTTTGGTTGTGGGGGACATGCGTGAACCTCCTTCATACCGCGGTCGCGTTACAACAGATTATATACGATCTCGGCCGCATTTTCCATACGCGCACGCGGGCAAAACAGGTCTGTCCGCACCGAGGCACGCATAGGGTATATAAGGAAGTACCACCAAAGGGGGATAAGCGCACGTGGGAGGATTGGCCATTTCCTGGCAGGCAGTGCTCGCCTATGCCGCGGGCCTAGTGCTGCTTTATTTCATCGGATACCTGCTGCTGACGCCGCTGAAATGGATGCTGCGGCTCATTTACAACGCGCTCATCGGCGGCGTGTTGTTGCTGCTGCTCAACTGGATCGGGGGCATCTGGGGGCTGTCTATCACCATCAACCCAGTCACCGCGCTCACCGTGGGCGTGCTGGGCATTCCGGGTGTCATCCTGCTGCTGGTGCTCAAAATGGTGCTGAGCATCTAGGTGCAGGCGGGCGCAATCTGTCGTATAATGGGAAGGGGAACGCCCAAAAGGCAGGACGAAAGAGGAGAGGCGCCATGCAGGTATCGTGGAAACAGACCCTGGAGGATATCGAATCGTGCCACAGCTGCCCCTTGCGCGACGGCTGCACCCATGTGGTGCCGGGCGAGGGCAACCCGCGCGCCCGCATCATGTTTGTGGGCGAGGGGCCGGGCGGCGACGAGGACCGGCTGGGGCGGCCCTTTGTGGGCAGGGCTGGGCAGCTGCTTGACCGAATGCTGGAGGCCATGCCTCTGGCGCGGGCGGAGGTGTACATCGCCAACGTCATCAA
Above is a window of Maliibacterium massiliense DNA encoding:
- a CDS encoding DeoR/GlpR family DNA-binding transcription regulator — encoded protein: MLQIERLQTIEKLLEEQGSISIAELEQVLGTSRATIYRDLKTLHNQDKVHFTRGGVTRPMYSKSYEQPYYVKRATNEEEKRRIAEAATEFIKPNSTIFMDSSTTVTEMNKWLCQMQNIRVITNDVMLAAGLSTASGIEVFVLGGQLRPGFYTLTGLFAHDNLAAMQIDTAFVSCDAINLKSGCMITNAEEVSLKTEVIDASAETIMLCDHQKFETSAFMSFCPIDKVTHLIVGKELDQAVYQSYLDAGVDISCV
- a CDS encoding pro-sigmaK processing inhibitor BofA family protein — translated: MGGLAISWQAVLAYAAGLVLLYFIGYLLLTPLKWMLRLIYNALIGGVLLLLLNWIGGIWGLSITINPVTALTVGVLGIPGVILLLVLKMVLSI
- a CDS encoding TetR-like C-terminal domain-containing protein yields the protein MSPTTKALLAAALKKRMAKKALEKITIKELVGDCGVNRQTFYYHFSDIYDLLGWIFQRELIDALRDARLPWQEHFAYIFRYMEENRAFCLAAYHSHGREMVERKLYALVSGMLQEVMDSVPLEAAVTRRDKAFIVDFYTYAFIGLLGSWLNCAVRESPQDMTQHMERLIKTDIFRLLLQLQQ
- a CDS encoding M20/M25/M40 family metallo-hydrolase, which gives rise to MENLEKNMQYTEILRKLCLAPAPSGYEAEAARVFAEAIGPYVDDVRVERMGNVIATAKGTDPDAPAIMVFAHLDTLGFIVRRIEANGFIQVDRLGGIPEKVLPALRLRIRTKDGQYVPAVIGNKAHHATAPEEKYKVDFVTSLYIDVGAESAEEVRAMGIDVGCPAIYEPYFCQVGAHVSGTALDNRGGLLAMIVAAEALQQKPHAATVHFVGTVWEEFNIRGAAFAARACKADVAFCLDVVLAGDTPDLASRYENRLGGGPTVNLYSFHGRGTLNGTIPHEGLVKLAERAAQEDGIPLQRFASLGIITDSAYVQMERDGVACLDMGFPARYTHSPIEMCNLGDITHLGALVAATCARIDTSFDMHRYTL
- a CDS encoding BtpA/SgcQ family protein, with protein sequence MLWIDELFGVKKPVIAMCHLQPMPGDPYYDKDGGMRKVIDCARRDLMALQEGGVDGVMFSNEFSMPYLTQVRTETVACMARIIGELKQEITVPYGVNCLWDPIASLDLAVAVDASFIREIITGVYASDFGLWNTNVGATVRHKMAIGAENVRMLYNIVPEAASYLGARDVVDIARSTVFNNRPDALCISGLTAGRSTDTQVLSRVKEAVPGAVVLCNTGCNKDNVAQQLSIADGAVVATTLKKDGVFENAVDVERVRAFMDAVRVLR
- a CDS encoding ribulose-phosphate 3-epimerase, producing MELLPSIASADPLALGASIRALGDWPAVHIDLEDGVFVPNITFGARTFCAVCRACAGKALDVHLMARHPERYLDMLSEARVTSVSAHIEALDYPLAFLHGARARGMRALLALNFKTSASALEPFLDELDGVLVMTAEPDGRGEALYAPALDKALHMARTLPARVGLYADGALDDAALHRLAQAGARGAVLGRRVFGADNPLAQLQQLSQTTCRCR